Proteins found in one Paenibacillus borealis genomic segment:
- a CDS encoding ArsR/SmtB family transcription factor codes for MSQPADPGQSPLEAAASSKSQLEENIQPLKVTPEQDKLLESALRIKIMHTLSGEPLTSKQVAGKLNKTPGNIHYHIVKLYEGGLLELVRTEAAGGIIQKFYRSKGTMFRSEQLSSFHFRKEDQVEHFITRLTLSPPELAKFHQEMLELITAWESKVTAGDEYGVEIVMGRLQPADPAPEPDTDTEVQD; via the coding sequence ATGTCACAACCCGCTGACCCCGGGCAAAGCCCGCTTGAAGCAGCTGCTTCAAGCAAGTCCCAACTAGAAGAAAACATCCAGCCTTTGAAGGTCACCCCGGAACAGGATAAGCTGCTGGAAAGCGCCTTGCGGATTAAGATCATGCATACGCTGTCGGGGGAACCCCTCACGTCCAAGCAGGTTGCCGGGAAGCTGAACAAGACACCGGGGAACATCCACTACCACATTGTCAAGCTGTATGAGGGCGGGCTTCTGGAGCTTGTCCGCACCGAAGCAGCAGGGGGCATCATCCAGAAATTCTACCGCTCCAAAGGGACGATGTTCCGTTCGGAACAGCTTAGCAGCTTCCACTTCCGCAAAGAAGACCAGGTGGAGCATTTCATTACCAGACTCACCCTCTCTCCTCCGGAGCTTGCGAAATTCCATCAGGAGATGCTGGAGCTGATCACCGCCTGGGAATCCAAAGTTACTGCCGGTGACGAATATGGTGTTGAGATCGTGATGGGACGTCTGCAGCCTGCTGATCCTGCACCGGAGCCGGATACAGATACGGAGGTACAGGACTAG
- a CDS encoding class I SAM-dependent methyltransferase, whose protein sequence is MYPVESLKALLEQVITGRTLITATLSQLRSKGGVTYSKVQIKPVELKGKLHYQFAYYIGPKVEHRNIPAEDAAEEMLTLLRETFRQGLLCTASADYQVLISKKYKVSILTKSASKQEAPDLAHNRRKQYVLDEGEPVPFLVELGIMNSEGKVLAKKYDKFRQINRFLEMVQDVLGDLPAGRPLTIVDFGCGKSYLTFALYHYLAVREQRELNIVGLDLKADVIAHCGALAAKLGYDRLRFLVGDIADYNELDQVDMVVTLHACDTATDAALEKAVRWGASVILSVPCCQHELFAQVQSDVLSPLLSHGILKERFSALATDAIRAKLLDLMGYRSQLLEFIDMEHTPKNILIRAVRSDSGDNAAKWREYSAFRDFLGAEPYLERVCSDLLTAGQPELS, encoded by the coding sequence ATGTACCCAGTGGAATCTTTGAAAGCATTGCTCGAACAAGTCATTACCGGCCGTACGCTGATTACGGCTACACTAAGCCAGCTGCGCAGCAAAGGTGGGGTCACCTACAGCAAAGTGCAGATCAAACCTGTTGAATTAAAAGGCAAGCTGCACTATCAGTTCGCCTACTATATCGGCCCCAAGGTCGAACACCGCAATATTCCGGCAGAGGATGCCGCTGAAGAAATGCTGACTTTGCTGAGAGAGACCTTCCGCCAAGGCCTGCTCTGTACCGCCAGTGCCGACTACCAGGTGCTAATCAGCAAAAAATACAAGGTGTCCATTCTGACCAAGTCCGCCAGCAAACAGGAAGCGCCGGACCTGGCGCATAACCGCCGGAAGCAGTATGTCCTGGACGAAGGGGAGCCGGTGCCGTTTCTCGTAGAGCTGGGCATTATGAACAGCGAAGGCAAAGTGCTGGCGAAGAAATACGATAAATTCCGCCAGATCAACCGGTTCCTTGAGATGGTCCAGGATGTGCTCGGTGATCTTCCGGCAGGCCGTCCGCTGACGATTGTTGATTTCGGCTGCGGCAAATCCTATCTGACCTTTGCCCTGTACCATTATCTGGCCGTCCGTGAGCAGCGGGAGCTGAATATTGTCGGTCTAGACCTGAAGGCTGATGTCATTGCGCACTGCGGTGCGCTCGCTGCCAAGCTGGGCTACGACCGTCTGCGGTTCCTGGTCGGCGATATCGCGGACTATAATGAACTGGATCAGGTGGACATGGTCGTTACGCTGCATGCCTGTGATACAGCGACAGATGCCGCTCTGGAGAAGGCGGTACGCTGGGGCGCATCAGTCATCCTCTCGGTGCCTTGCTGCCAGCATGAGCTGTTTGCGCAGGTGCAGAGCGATGTGCTGAGCCCGCTGCTGTCGCACGGAATCCTGAAGGAACGGTTCTCGGCCCTGGCCACGGATGCGATCCGGGCCAAGTTGCTCGATCTGATGGGCTACCGCAGCCAGCTGCTGGAATTCATCGACATGGAGCATACGCCGAAGAACATTCTAATCCGTGCCGTGCGGAGCGACAGCGGCGACAACGCCGCCAAATGGCGCGAGTACAGCGCGTTCCGCGATTTTCTCGGCGCGGAGCCTTATCTGGAGCGCGTCTGCTCCGATCTGCTGACGGCGGGACAACCGGAGCTTAGTTAA
- a CDS encoding DUF6483 family protein codes for MFRRDYIVRMIEDMTAMVAKVMTLKQDKKTTEALWEVDELLMRHFRINSRLLNSLSVEDIIDMFRLGGVLESDKLQGVARLLKEEGGIYAAKGDQDQALFRAMRSLHLFLYADLHGAGRELLNMTEDIKELLEEVEPYRLPAKTERLLMAYQESLGHYAKAEDSLYRLWEQGEDVAAEGRELYGRLLLLSPELLTQGGLPLEEVQQGGEEWSKLTVNAII; via the coding sequence ATGTTCCGGAGAGATTATATCGTACGCATGATCGAGGATATGACGGCAATGGTTGCCAAGGTAATGACCTTGAAGCAGGATAAAAAAACAACAGAAGCCCTGTGGGAAGTGGACGAGCTGCTGATGCGGCATTTCCGCATAAATTCCCGTCTGCTCAATTCGCTGTCCGTAGAGGACATTATTGATATGTTTCGTCTCGGCGGTGTGCTGGAGTCCGATAAGCTGCAAGGGGTAGCCCGGCTGCTGAAGGAGGAAGGCGGTATTTACGCGGCAAAAGGGGATCAGGATCAAGCCCTGTTCAGGGCGATGCGGTCCTTGCATCTGTTCTTGTATGCGGATCTGCATGGTGCTGGCCGTGAGCTGCTGAACATGACGGAAGATATCAAGGAGCTATTGGAAGAAGTAGAGCCTTACCGCCTTCCGGCCAAAACGGAACGTCTGCTGATGGCCTACCAGGAATCCTTGGGGCATTATGCCAAAGCGGAGGACAGTCTGTACCGGCTATGGGAGCAAGGGGAGGATGTTGCGGCAGAGGGCAGGGAGCTGTACGGGCGGCTGCTGCTGTTGAGTCCGGAGCTGTTAACCCAGGGTGGTCTTCCACTAGAGGAAGTGCAGCAGGGCGGGGAAGAATGGAGCAAGCTTACTGTTAATGCTATAATATAA